The Sinomicrobium kalidii genome contains a region encoding:
- a CDS encoding GAF domain-containing protein has product MTFDNLKPLIKDILQEKVPVDTRLTKVCELLKETVPYYDWVGFYFKNSDKDELKLGSFAGEPTDHVIIPFGKGICGQVAVSNKNFVVPDVKAQDNYIACSIYVKAEIVVPLFVNGENVGQIDIDSHTADPFTEEDEKFLEFVNAKVAEILE; this is encoded by the coding sequence ATGACTTTTGACAATTTAAAACCCCTGATAAAAGATATTCTTCAGGAGAAAGTCCCTGTTGATACACGCCTCACCAAAGTTTGTGAACTTCTGAAGGAAACTGTACCGTATTACGACTGGGTAGGTTTCTATTTCAAGAACAGCGATAAGGACGAACTGAAACTCGGTTCTTTTGCCGGTGAACCCACGGATCACGTTATTATCCCCTTCGGAAAAGGGATATGCGGACAGGTGGCGGTTTCCAATAAAAATTTTGTAGTTCCCGACGTAAAAGCGCAGGACAATTATATTGCGTGCAGTATCTATGTAAAAGCGGAGATTGTGGTCCCCTTGTTTGTAAACGGTGAAAATGTCGGGCAGATTGATATCGATTCGCACACTGCCGACCCGTTTACGGAAGAAGATGAAAAATTCCTGGAATTTGTAAATGCAAAAGTGGCTGAAATACTCGAATAA
- a CDS encoding GH92 family glycosyl hydrolase codes for MKKLKILPVVFLMSLYTGIAQNKPVDYVNPFIGTSNFGATHPGAIAPRGMASVSPFNVAGKQNVLEKDSRWLSNPYVHENTFLTGFTHVNMSGVGCPDLGVIITMPTTGALETNHLKYGTTYTDEVAKAGYYSVNLSEYNVRAEATANTRTGITRYSFPAGKSNILLNLGLGLTNEQGAMVKVVSPTEIEGMRTVGSFCYNSPEHAYPVYFVARFSVPAETFGIWKKPATYEGVEAKWMTYNGKTRMMEGFTREVIGDSIGAYFRYDFKKPTRVEVKIGVSYVSIANARENLEKEAGGISFDQVYEKTRNAWNDQLSRIEVEGGTKDDKTVFYTALYHTLIHPNIFNDINGEYPEVATGKIGKTDKHRFTVFSLWDTYRNYHQFMSLVYPDQQLEMVESMLDMYDENGWLPKWELNSTETFTMVGDPASVVLADTYLRGLTGFNVEKAYEAMKKGATTTENNPLRPGLDDYIRDGYVNTGSPVDGSVSTTQEYNISDYAIAQLAKALGKKEDDKLFYKRSLSYRKLFDKKLKVLRPRTADGSWYEPFDPLKGANFEKNIGFIEGNAWQYVFMAPHDIKGLIKLVGGRKNFVNQLDYIFDEGHYDMANEPDIAYPFLYNYVKGSEWKAQKRVRELLDTYYKNAPDGLPGNDDTGTMSAWAIYAMTGIYPVTPANPEYTFVAPRFSKVTIHLDTDYYQKDKLILTCDNPGENRYIDKILVDGKAYKGYFISDKELLNAGEISFQLKTRD; via the coding sequence ATGAAAAAACTCAAAATATTACCCGTTGTCTTTTTAATGTCCTTATACACAGGGATTGCCCAGAACAAGCCTGTAGATTATGTCAACCCTTTTATCGGGACCTCCAATTTCGGGGCCACCCATCCCGGGGCGATCGCTCCCCGGGGAATGGCCAGTGTATCGCCCTTCAATGTGGCGGGGAAACAGAATGTCCTGGAAAAGGACAGCAGGTGGCTTTCCAATCCCTATGTACATGAGAATACATTTTTAACAGGCTTTACCCATGTCAATATGAGTGGCGTGGGATGTCCGGACCTGGGAGTGATCATCACAATGCCCACTACGGGAGCGCTGGAGACCAATCACTTGAAATACGGAACAACCTATACCGATGAGGTGGCCAAAGCAGGCTACTATAGCGTAAACCTGTCTGAATACAATGTTCGGGCAGAAGCTACGGCAAATACCCGGACGGGGATTACCCGTTATTCCTTTCCGGCCGGGAAATCCAATATTCTCCTCAATCTCGGCCTGGGGCTTACCAATGAACAGGGAGCGATGGTGAAAGTGGTGTCTCCTACCGAAATAGAAGGAATGCGAACCGTGGGGTCCTTCTGTTACAATAGTCCGGAACATGCTTATCCGGTATATTTTGTAGCCCGCTTTTCCGTTCCTGCCGAAACGTTCGGCATCTGGAAGAAACCGGCTACTTATGAGGGTGTGGAAGCAAAGTGGATGACCTATAACGGAAAGACCCGTATGATGGAGGGGTTTACGAGAGAAGTGATCGGAGATAGTATCGGGGCCTATTTTCGCTACGATTTTAAAAAACCCACCAGGGTGGAGGTCAAAATCGGGGTTTCTTACGTAAGTATAGCCAATGCCCGTGAAAACCTGGAAAAAGAAGCCGGTGGAATTTCTTTTGACCAGGTTTATGAAAAAACGCGAAATGCATGGAACGATCAACTTTCAAGGATTGAAGTGGAGGGCGGAACCAAAGATGATAAGACTGTTTTTTATACGGCACTGTACCACACCCTGATACACCCGAACATATTTAACGATATAAACGGGGAATATCCGGAAGTAGCCACCGGAAAGATTGGTAAAACGGACAAACACCGTTTTACCGTATTCTCGCTTTGGGATACCTATCGCAATTATCACCAGTTTATGAGCCTGGTTTATCCGGACCAGCAGCTGGAAATGGTAGAGAGTATGCTCGATATGTATGATGAAAACGGCTGGTTGCCGAAGTGGGAGCTCAATTCGACGGAAACCTTTACCATGGTGGGCGATCCCGCATCTGTAGTTCTGGCGGATACTTACCTCAGGGGACTTACCGGTTTTAATGTGGAGAAAGCTTATGAAGCCATGAAAAAAGGAGCAACCACTACGGAAAACAATCCCCTGAGGCCGGGGCTTGACGATTATATCCGTGACGGGTATGTAAACACCGGCAGCCCGGTAGACGGATCGGTTTCCACTACACAGGAATACAATATTTCCGATTATGCCATAGCGCAACTCGCCAAGGCCCTGGGTAAAAAGGAAGATGATAAATTATTTTACAAACGTTCACTGTCTTACCGGAAATTGTTCGATAAAAAACTGAAAGTCCTTCGCCCCAGAACGGCAGACGGAAGCTGGTATGAACCCTTTGATCCACTGAAAGGAGCCAATTTCGAAAAGAATATCGGTTTTATAGAAGGCAATGCGTGGCAGTATGTATTTATGGCACCGCATGACATAAAGGGACTGATAAAACTGGTGGGTGGCCGCAAGAACTTTGTAAACCAGCTCGATTATATTTTTGATGAAGGGCATTACGACATGGCCAATGAACCCGATATTGCATATCCTTTTCTATACAACTATGTGAAAGGAAGCGAATGGAAGGCTCAGAAGCGCGTGAGGGAATTACTGGATACGTATTATAAAAATGCCCCCGACGGTCTTCCCGGAAACGACGATACCGGGACCATGTCGGCCTGGGCCATTTACGCCATGACAGGCATATACCCGGTAACCCCTGCCAATCCCGAATATACCTTTGTGGCTCCCCGGTTCAGTAAAGTGACCATTCACCTGGATACCGATTATTACCAAAAGGATAAACTCATACTGACCTGCGATAATCCGGGTGAAAACAGGTATATCGACAAGATATTGGTAGACGGTAAAGCGTATAAGGGATACTTTATTTCAGACAAAGAACTGTTAAATGCGGGTGAGATCTCCTTTCAATTAAAGACAAGGGATTAA
- a CDS encoding HYC_CC_PP family protein, with the protein MKKALFKIASFLLAFLVLFSTVSFTVEKHFCGDFLIDTALFVKADSCGMESQDTVAERSQSTCTITKSSCCSEETILIEGQDTLQKTVDKEWHQQVLLLQAFVYTYFNLFDGLEENVVPFRDYSPPLVVRDIQVLNDTFLI; encoded by the coding sequence ATGAAAAAGGCTTTGTTTAAAATAGCGTCCTTTTTACTCGCCTTTCTGGTGTTGTTTTCTACGGTATCTTTTACCGTGGAAAAACACTTTTGCGGTGATTTTCTGATTGATACCGCTCTCTTTGTCAAGGCCGACAGTTGCGGAATGGAATCACAAGATACGGTTGCTGAACGGAGCCAAAGCACTTGTACCATTACCAAAAGTTCCTGCTGTTCGGAAGAAACAATATTGATAGAGGGGCAGGATACCCTTCAGAAAACCGTCGACAAGGAATGGCATCAACAGGTGCTTTTACTGCAGGCTTTTGTTTATACCTATTTCAATCTTTTTGACGGGCTGGAAGAAAATGTAGTTCCTTTCCGGGACTATTCCCCGCCTCTGGTCGTCCGGGATATACAGGTCCTGAACGATACTTTCCTTATTTAG
- a CDS encoding discoidin domain-containing protein codes for MVNVLRGSKNFHDGQWQAWIGEDMEVIIDLEESVEMSGVTVGSMENQGSGIYYPVKVEVLLSEDGKTFKKTGQIKRDYAKNGDAELRDFTVAFPQQTARYVKVKATNLGKSPKGGNTWLFVDEIVVE; via the coding sequence ATGGTGAATGTACTCCGTGGCAGCAAAAATTTTCACGACGGCCAGTGGCAGGCATGGATAGGTGAAGATATGGAAGTCATTATTGACCTGGAGGAAAGTGTGGAGATGTCCGGGGTCACGGTCGGTTCTATGGAGAATCAGGGTTCGGGGATCTACTATCCTGTCAAAGTGGAAGTACTCCTTTCCGAAGATGGTAAAACCTTTAAAAAAACCGGCCAGATAAAACGGGATTACGCCAAAAACGGCGATGCCGAACTCAGGGACTTTACGGTAGCCTTTCCGCAGCAAACCGCCCGTTATGTCAAGGTAAAAGCAACTAACCTCGGAAAAAGCCCGAAAGGCGGCAATACCTGGTTGTTTGTAGATGAAATTGTAGTGGAGTAA
- a CDS encoding efflux RND transporter permease subunit yields MLNNIIRYFLHNRLVTVLLLLLFIGWGLATSPFDWDTGFLPKDPVPVDAIPDIGENQQIVFTEWPGRSPQDVEDQITYPLTTSLLGVPGVRSVRSNSMFGFSSIYIIFEEDVEFYWSRSRILEKLNSLPVNLLPEGVQPTLGPDATGLGQVFWYTIEGRDSLGNVTGGWDLHELRTVQDFYVKYGLNTAKGVSEVASIGGYVQEYQVDVNPDALKAYNIGIDQVMMAVKNSNRDAGAKTIEINKVEYLVRGLGYIKSVKDLEETVVAVNDNKPILIKDIGEVTLGPATRRGVLDKGGAEVAGGVVVARYGSNPLEVIDNVKDRIREIAPGLPKKTLADGTESQLTIVPFYDRTQLIHETIGTLERALSHEILISIIVVIVLVLNLRASVLISGLLPVAVLMTFVVMRYAGVDANVVALSGIAIAIGVMVDVGIVFVENMIRHLEFRENKKARGKALLDVIYKATVEVAPAITTALATTVVSFLPVFFMEHAEGKLFRPLAFTKTFALAASFVLGIIVLPTLSYFVFSLHSGKAKMTKVWNISLIAGGLLLALVFKLWLPLALVVIGIIKLLEHRSPHFLGKYASEITLFIVLAVTLFFLAEEWVPLGYQNSLVTNYLFVIILLALILTVLLAVVRYYEPILKWCLVHKGKFLLVPLFTVFFGLMIWMGFPKVFGFVGRGLDSVGWNVRTTTVWSGLSHTFPGIGKEFMPSLDEGSFLLMPTSMPHAGMAENKRVVQQLDMAVANIPEVDIAVGKLGRVESALDPAPISMYENIINYKPEYSLNEKGKRETYKTDRDRRFVLKSGDTLTNDKVLENGFSDKDLIRDEDGVYFRNWRNHIKSPDDIWNEIVNVTNIPGVTSAPKLQPIETRLVMLQTGMRAPMGIKVYGPDLKTIQDFGMQLENVLKEVPSVKKEAVFADRIVGKPYLQLHIDRNAIARYGLSIEQVQQVIETAIGGMQVTTTVEGRERFPVRVRYPRELRDTPEKIKKILVPTPIGAQIPLGELAGVEYVRGPQMIKSEETFLTGYVLFDKKENYAEVDVVNDAQQFIEEKITSGELSVPKGVSYKFSGNYENQVRAVKRLSIVIPLSLLVIFLLLYFQFRTVIASTIHFSGVFVAFAGGFIMLWLYGQGWFMDFAVAGVNMRDLFQMHTINLSVAVWVGFIALFGIATDDGVIMGTYIHQVFEEKQPETVPQVRAAVLEAGLKRVRPAMMTTAVTIIALLPVLTSTGKGSDIMVPMAIPTVGGMFIQIMTMFVVPVLQAYWRETVVKKKEK; encoded by the coding sequence ATGTTAAACAATATCATTCGTTACTTTTTGCATAACCGGCTGGTTACGGTACTCCTGCTGCTACTTTTTATAGGTTGGGGGCTGGCCACGTCACCTTTTGACTGGGATACCGGGTTTTTACCGAAAGACCCCGTTCCCGTAGATGCCATTCCAGACATCGGGGAGAACCAGCAGATCGTCTTCACGGAGTGGCCCGGCCGGTCACCACAGGATGTTGAAGACCAGATCACCTATCCGCTGACCACTTCGCTCCTGGGAGTTCCGGGGGTGAGGTCGGTAAGGAGCAATTCGATGTTCGGGTTTTCAAGTATATATATCATTTTTGAAGAAGATGTAGAGTTTTACTGGTCGCGTTCCAGGATACTCGAAAAACTGAATTCCCTGCCCGTCAATCTCCTGCCGGAAGGCGTACAACCTACCCTGGGCCCTGATGCTACAGGATTGGGGCAGGTGTTCTGGTATACCATCGAAGGACGTGATTCCCTCGGTAATGTCACCGGTGGATGGGACCTGCATGAACTGCGTACGGTCCAGGATTTTTATGTGAAATACGGCCTGAATACTGCAAAAGGAGTTTCCGAAGTGGCATCCATAGGGGGATATGTACAGGAATACCAGGTTGATGTTAATCCCGATGCCCTGAAAGCCTACAACATCGGGATTGATCAGGTTATGATGGCAGTGAAGAACTCCAACCGGGATGCGGGAGCCAAGACGATAGAAATCAATAAAGTGGAGTATCTCGTCAGGGGGCTGGGATATATCAAATCCGTAAAAGACCTGGAAGAGACCGTGGTTGCCGTTAATGACAACAAGCCCATACTTATTAAGGATATAGGTGAAGTTACACTCGGTCCGGCTACGCGGCGAGGCGTGCTGGACAAAGGAGGGGCCGAAGTGGCAGGAGGTGTTGTCGTGGCCCGTTACGGCTCTAACCCGTTAGAAGTTATAGATAATGTAAAAGACAGGATTCGTGAAATTGCTCCGGGCCTGCCCAAAAAAACACTGGCCGACGGCACCGAAAGCCAGCTCACCATTGTGCCTTTTTACGACCGTACACAACTGATCCATGAAACCATCGGTACCCTGGAGAGGGCGCTTTCACATGAAATACTTATCAGTATAATCGTGGTGATTGTACTGGTGCTGAATCTGAGGGCCTCTGTGCTTATTTCCGGTTTGCTCCCGGTGGCAGTACTGATGACTTTTGTGGTTATGCGTTATGCGGGGGTTGATGCCAATGTGGTGGCGCTCTCGGGTATTGCCATTGCTATCGGTGTAATGGTAGATGTCGGGATCGTGTTTGTGGAAAATATGATTCGGCATCTGGAGTTCCGGGAAAATAAAAAGGCGAGGGGCAAGGCACTTTTAGATGTTATTTACAAGGCCACTGTAGAGGTAGCCCCGGCCATAACCACGGCATTGGCCACTACCGTAGTGAGTTTCCTCCCCGTATTTTTTATGGAACATGCCGAAGGTAAATTATTCCGCCCGCTCGCCTTTACCAAAACCTTTGCCCTGGCGGCTTCCTTTGTGCTGGGGATTATCGTGCTTCCTACCCTGTCCTATTTTGTGTTTTCCCTGCATTCCGGGAAAGCGAAAATGACAAAAGTCTGGAATATTTCCCTGATAGCAGGGGGGCTGTTGCTCGCTCTTGTCTTTAAATTGTGGCTGCCCCTGGCTTTGGTGGTGATCGGGATCATAAAGTTGCTCGAACATCGCAGTCCGCATTTCCTTGGAAAATATGCATCGGAGATCACCCTGTTTATCGTATTGGCGGTGACCCTGTTTTTCCTCGCGGAAGAATGGGTACCCTTGGGGTATCAGAACAGTCTGGTTACCAATTACCTTTTTGTTATCATATTGTTGGCGCTCATTCTGACCGTATTACTGGCCGTAGTCCGTTATTACGAGCCCATTTTGAAGTGGTGCCTGGTACATAAAGGCAAATTCCTGCTCGTACCGTTGTTTACCGTCTTTTTCGGATTGATGATATGGATGGGCTTTCCGAAAGTGTTCGGCTTTGTGGGCCGCGGACTGGACAGTGTTGGATGGAATGTCCGCACCACGACGGTCTGGAGCGGGCTGTCGCACACCTTTCCGGGAATAGGAAAAGAGTTTATGCCGTCACTGGATGAAGGCAGCTTTCTTTTGATGCCAACTTCCATGCCCCATGCCGGTATGGCCGAAAACAAACGTGTAGTGCAGCAACTGGACATGGCCGTGGCCAACATTCCCGAAGTCGATATAGCGGTAGGGAAACTGGGCAGGGTAGAGAGTGCCCTGGACCCTGCGCCCATATCCATGTACGAGAATATCATCAATTACAAACCCGAATACAGTTTAAACGAAAAAGGGAAACGGGAAACCTACAAAACGGACCGGGACAGGAGATTCGTTCTAAAGTCGGGAGATACCCTGACCAACGATAAGGTACTGGAAAACGGTTTTTCCGATAAGGATTTGATACGGGATGAGGACGGGGTGTATTTCCGGAACTGGAGAAACCATATAAAATCCCCGGACGATATATGGAATGAGATTGTAAATGTAACCAATATTCCGGGAGTGACTTCGGCTCCTAAATTACAACCGATAGAAACCCGCCTGGTGATGTTGCAAACCGGAATGCGTGCGCCGATGGGGATCAAGGTGTACGGACCGGACCTGAAGACAATCCAGGATTTCGGGATGCAACTGGAAAACGTCCTCAAGGAGGTGCCTTCCGTAAAGAAAGAGGCTGTTTTTGCCGATCGTATTGTAGGGAAACCTTATCTGCAACTGCATATAGACCGTAACGCCATAGCCCGGTACGGACTGAGCATAGAACAGGTACAACAGGTAATAGAAACCGCCATAGGAGGGATGCAGGTAACCACTACGGTAGAGGGAAGGGAGCGTTTCCCTGTCAGGGTACGGTACCCGAGAGAACTGAGGGATACGCCGGAAAAGATAAAAAAGATACTGGTACCGACCCCGATAGGTGCACAGATCCCCCTGGGAGAACTGGCCGGGGTGGAGTACGTTCGCGGGCCTCAGATGATAAAAAGTGAGGAAACTTTCCTTACGGGATATGTACTTTTCGACAAGAAAGAAAATTACGCCGAAGTAGATGTGGTAAACGACGCCCAACAGTTTATAGAGGAAAAAATAACTTCCGGCGAGTTGAGTGTGCCCAAAGGAGTGAGCTATAAATTTTCGGGCAATTACGAAAACCAAGTCCGTGCCGTAAAAAGGTTGTCTATCGTGATCCCGCTGAGCCTTTTGGTGATCTTTTTACTGTTGTATTTCCAGTTCCGTACGGTGATCGCGTCCACGATTCACTTTTCCGGGGTTTTTGTAGCTTTTGCAGGAGGTTTTATTATGCTCTGGCTCTACGGACAAGGCTGGTTTATGGATTTTGCGGTGGCCGGTGTTAATATGCGCGACCTGTTCCAGATGCATACCATAAATTTGAGTGTGGCGGTATGGGTAGGTTTTATAGCCCTCTTCGGGATCGCTACGGATGACGGGGTGATTATGGGAACTTACATCCACCAGGTATTTGAAGAAAAGCAACCGGAAACCGTACCGCAGGTAAGGGCGGCTGTTCTGGAAGCCGGGCTGAAACGCGTGCGTCCCGCCATGATGACAACAGCAGTGACAATTATTGCGTTGCTGCCGGTACTTACCTCTACGGGAAAAGGCTCCGATATTATGGTGCCCATGGCCATCCCCACTGTGGGCGGAATGTTTATACAGATCATGACCATGTTCGTCGTTCCCGTATTACAGGCCTACTGGCGGGAAACTGTGGTTAAAAAGAAAGAAAAATGA
- a CDS encoding class I SAM-dependent methyltransferase, with protein MKTDIIGRAILDYQQNNYSEDIITETSISEEDVLPVPYLFRSYDEMPAIEQKALRLAYGRVLDIGCGAGSHALYLEKERKLDVTAIDISPGAVEACKLRGLDNVFVQDITKFRGEKFDTILLLMNGLGICGRLKYAGSFLNHLKSLLKKGGQILLDSSDILYMYDKDEDGGYWIPSATEYYGEIEFRMRYGDMQGDMFPWLYADYNTLQNAAVTNALTCELILEGEHYDYLARLT; from the coding sequence GTGAAAACGGATATTATAGGAAGGGCCATTCTGGACTATCAACAGAATAATTATTCGGAAGATATTATTACGGAAACTTCCATTTCGGAAGAAGATGTATTGCCCGTCCCTTATCTTTTCCGGAGCTATGACGAAATGCCCGCAATAGAACAAAAGGCCCTCCGGCTTGCATACGGAAGGGTGCTGGATATAGGATGCGGGGCAGGGAGTCACGCCCTGTACCTGGAAAAGGAGCGAAAACTGGACGTAACGGCCATAGACATCTCTCCCGGCGCGGTGGAAGCCTGTAAATTACGGGGGCTCGACAACGTTTTTGTCCAGGATATCACAAAGTTCCGCGGCGAAAAATTCGACACCATCCTCCTGCTGATGAACGGCCTCGGTATTTGCGGAAGGCTAAAATACGCCGGCAGTTTTCTCAACCATTTAAAAAGTTTGTTGAAAAAAGGCGGCCAGATCCTCCTGGATTCATCCGACATTCTTTATATGTACGATAAAGATGAAGATGGCGGATACTGGATACCTTCAGCTACGGAATATTACGGCGAAATCGAGTTTCGTATGCGGTACGGGGATATGCAGGGCGATATGTTCCCCTGGCTCTATGCCGACTACAACACATTACAAAATGCTGCCGTAACCAATGCACTTACCTGCGAACTCATTCTGGAAGGGGAACATTACGATTATCTGGCCAGACTAACTTAA
- a CDS encoding beta-N-acetylhexosaminidase: protein MRTFPIAVFLLGLIFTCGCDRRQKITFTENDISVIPKPKELELRDGAFVFNSETVFVVTGEEQGKIAGILTRKFRTVAGWEPEIATSVPSGNYVAFRKDDSLQDEAYKLQVAENRIIISANGYSGFLYGLESLRQLLPAEIESPTLQKDITWAVPAVEIKDSPRFRWRGLMLDVSRHFFPKEYVLKVIDGLALHKMNVLHLHLVDDQGWRIEIKKYPKLTEVGAYRVDKEDMHWNARPEPKPSENPTYGGFYSREDIKEIVAYAKEKGIEVVPEIEMPAHVMSAIAAYPELSCKGEPVMVPSGGVWPITEIYCAGKESTFEFLENVLTEVMDLFPSKYIHVGGDEATKTNWESCPHCQKRIKEEALSGVEELQSYFMKRMEKFISSKGRVMLGWDEILEGGLAPGATVMSWRGIQGGWEASEQGHDVVMTPVSHCYFDYYQGPQDSEPLAFGAFTPLNKVYEFDPVVDSMSVKQAGHVLGGQANLWSEYIPTTSHSEYMIYPRLTALAETVWSAKEDRDWKDFTSRLEQMFKRYDKLGINYAGSAYTITADAEVDKNQNITIVLGTEFPDTDIRYVLNDGDLSAARPYTGPIAVSETTTIKASRFEDEKPVGKSL from the coding sequence ATGAGAACATTTCCCATAGCCGTATTTCTCCTGGGCCTGATATTTACATGCGGATGTGATCGCAGGCAAAAGATCACCTTTACCGAAAATGATATTTCCGTGATCCCCAAGCCGAAGGAACTGGAATTAAGGGATGGTGCTTTTGTTTTCAACAGTGAAACCGTTTTTGTGGTAACAGGAGAGGAACAAGGGAAAATAGCCGGGATACTGACCCGGAAGTTCCGTACCGTTGCCGGGTGGGAGCCTGAAATAGCGACCTCCGTTCCTTCCGGGAATTATGTAGCGTTCCGGAAAGATGATAGCCTGCAGGATGAAGCCTATAAACTTCAGGTTGCAGAAAACAGGATAATAATATCTGCCAACGGGTATTCGGGTTTTTTGTACGGTTTGGAAAGTCTGCGGCAACTGCTCCCGGCAGAAATAGAGAGCCCCACTCTGCAAAAAGATATTACCTGGGCGGTCCCTGCGGTGGAGATCAAAGACAGTCCGAGGTTTCGATGGCGGGGGCTTATGCTCGACGTTTCCCGGCATTTCTTTCCTAAGGAATACGTATTGAAAGTCATAGACGGACTGGCCCTACACAAGATGAATGTACTGCACCTGCATCTTGTGGACGATCAGGGCTGGCGCATAGAAATAAAAAAGTATCCGAAACTTACGGAAGTCGGTGCGTATCGTGTGGATAAGGAAGACATGCACTGGAATGCGCGTCCCGAACCGAAACCTTCGGAAAATCCCACTTACGGCGGATTTTATTCCCGGGAAGATATTAAAGAGATAGTAGCTTATGCCAAAGAGAAAGGGATTGAGGTCGTACCGGAAATAGAAATGCCTGCCCACGTAATGAGTGCCATTGCCGCTTACCCGGAATTATCCTGTAAGGGAGAACCCGTCATGGTACCCTCCGGTGGCGTGTGGCCCATTACCGAGATCTATTGTGCCGGAAAGGAATCTACCTTCGAATTTCTGGAAAATGTCCTGACCGAGGTTATGGATCTGTTTCCGTCAAAGTATATCCATGTCGGGGGAGACGAAGCTACCAAGACCAACTGGGAAAGCTGTCCCCATTGTCAGAAACGGATAAAAGAAGAAGCGCTTTCGGGTGTGGAAGAACTGCAAAGCTATTTTATGAAGCGGATGGAGAAGTTCATCAGTTCCAAAGGAAGAGTTATGCTCGGCTGGGATGAAATACTCGAGGGCGGGCTTGCCCCAGGGGCCACGGTAATGAGCTGGAGAGGTATACAGGGAGGCTGGGAAGCATCAGAACAGGGGCACGATGTGGTAATGACCCCGGTATCCCATTGCTATTTCGATTATTATCAGGGTCCGCAGGATTCGGAGCCCCTGGCATTCGGTGCTTTTACACCCCTGAATAAAGTTTATGAATTTGACCCCGTGGTCGATTCCATGAGCGTAAAACAGGCGGGGCACGTACTGGGAGGACAGGCCAACCTGTGGTCTGAATATATCCCTACAACCTCTCATTCCGAATATATGATCTATCCGAGGTTAACGGCCCTTGCAGAGACCGTATGGAGTGCAAAGGAAGACCGGGACTGGAAAGACTTTACTTCCAGGCTGGAACAGATGTTTAAAAGGTATGACAAACTCGGTATCAACTATGCCGGAAGCGCCTATACGATTACCGCAGATGCTGAAGTGGACAAAAACCAGAACATAACGATTGTTTTGGGAACTGAATTCCCGGACACCGATATCCGTTATGTACTGAATGATGGCGACCTGTCTGCTGCCCGGCCATACACCGGTCCGATAGCGGTTTCTGAAACAACCACGATAAAGGCTTCGCGTTTTGAGGATGAAAAGCCGGTGGGGAAGAGTTTGTAA
- a CDS encoding YkgJ family cysteine cluster protein, which produces MDEFIKRLPQLAKDKHKENRKYFARLKKKPPKHLDYIMQELHDAEFERTDCLKCANCCKTTGPLFTNADIARISKYLKLKPQQFMERYLRIDEDNDYVLQSVPCPFLGHDNYCSVYEVRPKACREYPHTDRKKFHQITNLTLKNTAICPAAYNIVEEMKKRIP; this is translated from the coding sequence ATGGATGAATTTATAAAACGGCTGCCGCAACTCGCCAAAGATAAACATAAGGAGAACAGGAAGTACTTTGCCAGGTTAAAAAAGAAACCGCCGAAGCACCTGGATTATATAATGCAGGAACTGCACGATGCCGAATTTGAACGAACGGACTGCCTGAAATGTGCCAATTGCTGTAAAACAACAGGGCCATTGTTTACCAATGCCGATATAGCGCGTATATCAAAGTACCTCAAACTGAAACCGCAGCAGTTTATGGAGCGTTACCTGCGCATTGACGAAGATAACGATTATGTGCTGCAAAGTGTTCCGTGCCCGTTTCTGGGGCATGACAATTATTGCTCTGTTTATGAGGTGCGTCCCAAGGCATGCCGCGAATATCCGCATACCGACAGGAAAAAATTCCATCAGATCACAAACCTCACTTTAAAGAACACAGCCATTTGTCCGGCTGCCTACAACATCGTTGAGGAGATGAAGAAACGGATACCTTAG